One Drosophila subobscura isolate 14011-0131.10 chromosome U, UCBerk_Dsub_1.0, whole genome shotgun sequence DNA window includes the following coding sequences:
- the LOC117900656 gene encoding phosphatidylinositol 3-kinase regulatory subunit gamma — MQPSPLHYSTMRPQAPGSLVDPYEDELRMAPWYWGPITREEAKNILHGMPDGSFLVRDALSKKGEYTLTLMKDGNEKLIKICHINGMYGFIEKKLFNSVVEMVNFYKANSLNMYNKTLDIMLSHPIVRTYEEDDAHPHGDLGMLSNEFIRTAQMLQQLEQSLDQKKNSFNAIREELQEKKLHQGVFGNAEKIFRDQIKLNESVMKTPAGEGGAPESGGACPLGSAAGTAGPSASACSNNANTRQSLQENQAHLLALLEAIQEKMQQLNHYMESKKKEELLLERQINATKPELQMLQLRKDKYIERLKGFNLTEDDLNAILEMGFANWRQQYENVLNLPHRNETYWFLKDATRRDAEELLRGAPSGTFLIRVRNAGHYALSIVCKGNVQHCIIYETESGFGFAAPYNIYPTLKKLVEHYATNSLEEHNDTLTTTLRLPVYYWEQNRAQILEELEMEREQEAAASSQTSLGSSSAPIPTPRVRSDQDQVDGGETETPPASISPSNFSTSQ, encoded by the exons a TGCAACCCTCACCGCTGCATTACTCAACGATGCGGCCGCAGGCTCCCGGATCGCTGGTCGATCCCTATGAGGATGAGCTTCGCATGGCGCCCTGGTATTGGGGGCCCATCACCCGGGAGGAGGCAAAGAACATACTGCACGGTATGCCCGATGGCAGCTTCCTGGTGCGCGATGCGCTCTCCAAAAAGGGAGAGTACACACTGACGCTGATGAAGGACGGGAACGAGAAGCTGATCAAGATCTGTCACATCAATGGCATGTACGGGTTCATTGAGAAGAAACTGTTCAATTCGGTGGTGGAAATGGTGAACTTTTACAAGGCCAACTCCCTGAATATGTACAACAAGACGCTGGACATAATGCTGAGCCATCCGATTGTGCGAACGTACGAGGAGGATGATGCCCATCCGCACGGGGATCTGGGGATGCTGAGCAACGAGTTTATACGCACCGcgcagatgctgcagcagctggagcagagcCTCGACCAGAAGAAGAACTCCTTCAATGCCATTcgcgaggagctgcaggagaagaagctgcaTCAGGGCGTGTTTGGGAATGCCGAAAAGATATTTCGCGATCAAATCAAACTCAACGAATCGGTGATGAAGACACCCGCCGGCGAGGGCGGTGCACCGGAAAGCGGAGGAGCATGCCCGCTCGGCTCAGCCGCTGGTACGGCTGGCCCCTCCGCCTCGGCGTGCAGCAACAATGCCAATACCCGACAGAGCCTCCAGGAGAACCAGGCCCATCTCCTGGCCCTGCTCGAAGCCATCCAGGAGAAGATGCAGCAGCTGAACCACTATATGGAGagcaagaagaaggaggagctgctgctcgagcgACAGATCAATGCCACCAAGCCggagctgcagatgctgcagtTGCGCAAGGACAAATACATTGA GCGCCTGAAAGGATTCAATCTCACGGAAGACGATCTGAATGCCATACTGGAGATGGGTTTCGCGAATTGGCGGCAACAGTACGAGAATGTCTTGAATCTGCCACACAGAAACGAGACCTACTGGTTCCTGAAGGATGCCACGCGTCGTGATGCCGAGGAGCTGCTTCGTGGCGCACCTTCTGGCACCTTCCTGATCCGTGTGCGCAATGCCGGCCACTATGCGCTGTCGATTGTGTGCAAGGGCAATGTTCAGCATTGCATCATCTATGAGACGGAgagtggctttggctttgcggCACCCTACAACATTTATCCCACGCTGAAGAAGCTCGTGGAGCACTATGCGACCAATTcgctggaggagcacaacGATACGCTGACCACGACGCTGCGACTGCCTGTGTACTACTGGGAGCAGAACAGGGCACAGATTCTCGAGGAGTTGGAGAtggagcgggagcaggaggcagcggcaTCGTCACAGACAtcgctgggcagcagcagtgcgcCCATACCGACGCCCAGGGTACGTTCCGATCAGGATCAGGTGGATGGTGGTGAGACTGAGACGCCACCGGCCTCCATTTCGCCATCAAACTTCAGCACATCGCAGTAG
- the LOC117901131 gene encoding stress-induced-phosphoprotein 1 isoform X1 has protein sequence MDQQVNELKEKGNTALNAEKFDEAVAAYTEAIALDSQNHVLFSNRSAAYAKAGKFAEALKDAEQTIALNPTWPKGYSRKGAAAAGLHDFMKAFEAYNEGLKYDPTNAILLQGRQEITASVLSYMQSQGDIPMDVDPQMPRARRAPSPPRRTNEPAKPAEPRVEDMSEDEKKKYFAKQEKELGNAAYKKKEFDVALKHYNAAIEHDPTDITFYNNIAAVYFERKEYEECIKQCEKGIEVGRENRSDFKLIAKSFARIGNTYRKMENYKQAKIYFEKAMSEHRTPEIKTSLSEMEAKIKEEERTAYINPEKAEEEKEQGNHYFKKGDYSNAVKHYSEAIKRNPDDPKLYSNRAACYTKLAAFDLGLKDCETCIKLDEKFIKGYIRKGKILQGMQQTSKASAAYQKALELDPNNAEAIEGYRQSSMNFQRNPQEVLKNAMSDPEIQQILKDPAMRMILEQMQNDPNAVKEHLQNPAIADKIMKLLESGIIQIH, from the exons ATGGACCAG CAGGTGAATGAACTCAAGGAAAAGGGCAACACGGCCCTGAATGCCGAAAAATTCGACGAGGCTGTTGCAGCCTACACAGAAGCCATTGCCCTGGACAGCCAGAACCATGTTCTGTTCAGCAACCGCTCGGCCGCCTACGCCAAGGCCGGGAAATTCGCTGAGGCATTGAAGGACGCCGAGCAGACCATCGCCCTGAATCCCACCTGGCCGAAGGGATACTCGCGCAAGGGCGCCGCCGCAGCTGGCCTGCACGACTTTATGAAGGCCTTCGAGGCCTACAACGAGG GCCTCAAGTACGAtcccacaaatgcaattttgctGCAGGGCCGTCAAGAGATCACCGCCTCAGTGCTCAGCTATATGCAGTCGCAGGGCGACATTCCCATGGACGTTGATCCACAAATGCCGCGGGCACGTCGGGCCCCATCGCCACCGCGCCGAACGAACGAGCCGGCAAAGCCAGCCGAGCCGCGGGTGGAGGACATGAGCGAGGACGAGAAGAAGAAGTACTTTGccaagcaggagaaggagctgggCAATGCGGCATACAAGAAGAAGGAATTCGACGTTGCTCTCAAGCACTACAATGCGGCCATAGAGCATGATCCCACGGACATTACGTTCTACAACAACATTGCTGCGGTGTACTTTGAGCGTAAGGAGTACGAGGAGTGCATCAAGCAGTGCGAGAAGGGCATCGAGGTGGGCCGCGAGAACCGCTCTGACTTTAAGTTGATTGCCAAATCGTTTGCCCGCATCGGCAACACCTACCGCAAGATGGAGAACTACAAGCAGGCCAAGATCTACTTTGAGAAGGCCATGTCCGAGCACCGAACGCCGGAGATCAAGACATCGCTCAGCGAGATGGAGGCCAAgatcaaggaggaggagcgcacGGCCTACATTAATCCCGAGAAggccgaggaggagaaggagcagggcAATCACTACTTCAAGAAGGGCGACTACAGCAACGCCGTCAAGCACTACTCGGAGGCCATCAAGCGCAATCCCGATGATCCCAAGCTGTACAGTAATCGTGCTGCCTGCTACACGAAGCTGGCCGCCTTTGATTTGGGCCTCAAGGATTGCGAGACTTGCATCAAGCTGGACGAGAAGTTCATCAAGGGGTACATTCGCAAGGGAAAAATTCTGCAGGGCATGCAGCAGACCTCGAAGGCATCGGCTGCCTACCAGAaggcgctggagctggatcCCAACAATGCCGAGGCCATCGAGGGCTATCGCCAGAGCTCCATGAACTTCCAACGCAATCCCCAGGAGGTGCTCAAGAATGCCATGTCGGATCCCGAGATCCAGCAGATCCTCAAAGACCCGGCCATGCGCATGATCCTCGAACAGATGCAGAACGATCCAAATGCTGTGAAAGA acACTTGCAGAATCCTGCAATTGCCGATAAGATAATGAAACTGCTGGAATCGGGCATCATTCAGATACACTAG
- the LOC117901131 gene encoding stress-induced-phosphoprotein 1 isoform X2, whose product MDQVNELKEKGNTALNAEKFDEAVAAYTEAIALDSQNHVLFSNRSAAYAKAGKFAEALKDAEQTIALNPTWPKGYSRKGAAAAGLHDFMKAFEAYNEGLKYDPTNAILLQGRQEITASVLSYMQSQGDIPMDVDPQMPRARRAPSPPRRTNEPAKPAEPRVEDMSEDEKKKYFAKQEKELGNAAYKKKEFDVALKHYNAAIEHDPTDITFYNNIAAVYFERKEYEECIKQCEKGIEVGRENRSDFKLIAKSFARIGNTYRKMENYKQAKIYFEKAMSEHRTPEIKTSLSEMEAKIKEEERTAYINPEKAEEEKEQGNHYFKKGDYSNAVKHYSEAIKRNPDDPKLYSNRAACYTKLAAFDLGLKDCETCIKLDEKFIKGYIRKGKILQGMQQTSKASAAYQKALELDPNNAEAIEGYRQSSMNFQRNPQEVLKNAMSDPEIQQILKDPAMRMILEQMQNDPNAVKEHLQNPAIADKIMKLLESGIIQIH is encoded by the exons ATGGACCAG GTGAATGAACTCAAGGAAAAGGGCAACACGGCCCTGAATGCCGAAAAATTCGACGAGGCTGTTGCAGCCTACACAGAAGCCATTGCCCTGGACAGCCAGAACCATGTTCTGTTCAGCAACCGCTCGGCCGCCTACGCCAAGGCCGGGAAATTCGCTGAGGCATTGAAGGACGCCGAGCAGACCATCGCCCTGAATCCCACCTGGCCGAAGGGATACTCGCGCAAGGGCGCCGCCGCAGCTGGCCTGCACGACTTTATGAAGGCCTTCGAGGCCTACAACGAGG GCCTCAAGTACGAtcccacaaatgcaattttgctGCAGGGCCGTCAAGAGATCACCGCCTCAGTGCTCAGCTATATGCAGTCGCAGGGCGACATTCCCATGGACGTTGATCCACAAATGCCGCGGGCACGTCGGGCCCCATCGCCACCGCGCCGAACGAACGAGCCGGCAAAGCCAGCCGAGCCGCGGGTGGAGGACATGAGCGAGGACGAGAAGAAGAAGTACTTTGccaagcaggagaaggagctgggCAATGCGGCATACAAGAAGAAGGAATTCGACGTTGCTCTCAAGCACTACAATGCGGCCATAGAGCATGATCCCACGGACATTACGTTCTACAACAACATTGCTGCGGTGTACTTTGAGCGTAAGGAGTACGAGGAGTGCATCAAGCAGTGCGAGAAGGGCATCGAGGTGGGCCGCGAGAACCGCTCTGACTTTAAGTTGATTGCCAAATCGTTTGCCCGCATCGGCAACACCTACCGCAAGATGGAGAACTACAAGCAGGCCAAGATCTACTTTGAGAAGGCCATGTCCGAGCACCGAACGCCGGAGATCAAGACATCGCTCAGCGAGATGGAGGCCAAgatcaaggaggaggagcgcacGGCCTACATTAATCCCGAGAAggccgaggaggagaaggagcagggcAATCACTACTTCAAGAAGGGCGACTACAGCAACGCCGTCAAGCACTACTCGGAGGCCATCAAGCGCAATCCCGATGATCCCAAGCTGTACAGTAATCGTGCTGCCTGCTACACGAAGCTGGCCGCCTTTGATTTGGGCCTCAAGGATTGCGAGACTTGCATCAAGCTGGACGAGAAGTTCATCAAGGGGTACATTCGCAAGGGAAAAATTCTGCAGGGCATGCAGCAGACCTCGAAGGCATCGGCTGCCTACCAGAaggcgctggagctggatcCCAACAATGCCGAGGCCATCGAGGGCTATCGCCAGAGCTCCATGAACTTCCAACGCAATCCCCAGGAGGTGCTCAAGAATGCCATGTCGGATCCCGAGATCCAGCAGATCCTCAAAGACCCGGCCATGCGCATGATCCTCGAACAGATGCAGAACGATCCAAATGCTGTGAAAGA acACTTGCAGAATCCTGCAATTGCCGATAAGATAATGAAACTGCTGGAATCGGGCATCATTCAGATACACTAG
- the LOC117901502 gene encoding LOW QUALITY PROTEIN: splicing factor U2af 38 kDa subunit (The sequence of the model RefSeq protein was modified relative to this genomic sequence to represent the inferred CDS: deleted 1 base in 1 codon) translates to MAEYLASIFFFFGTEKDKVNCSFYFKIGACRHGDRCSRIHNKPTFSQTVLLQNLYVNPQNSAKSADGSHLVANVSDEEMQEHYDNFFEDVFVECEDKYGEIEEMNVCDNLGDHLVGNVYIKFRNEADAEKAANDLNNRWFGGRPVYSELSPVTDFREACCRQYEMGECTRSGFCNFMHLKPISRELRRYLYSRRRRARSRSRSPRSRRSRSRGSRSPRRRRDGNDGVGGGHYEQRDRAANEGRGMDRGGGNDRGGNDRGGGGGGNDRGGNDRDRRKGGGGG, encoded by the exons ATGGCGGAGTATTTGGcatccatt ttttttttttttggcacggAAAAGGACAA AGTAAACTGCTCGTTCTACTTTAAAATTGGCGCCTGCCGTCATGGAGATCGCTGCTCCCGCATACACAACAAGCCGACATTTTCGCAAACAGTTCTCCTGCAGAATCTGTACGTTAATCCGCAGAACTCGGCCAAATCGGCGGACGGGTCGCATTTGGTGGCCAATGTATCAGACGAGGAAATGCAGGAGCATTATGACAACTTCTTCGAGGACGTTTTCGTCGAATGCGAGGACAAGTACGGGGAGATCGAGGAGATGAATGTGTGCGACAATCTGGGCGACCATTTGGTCGGCAATGTCTACATCAAATTCCGGAACGAGGCCGATGCAGAAAAGGCAGCGAATGACTTGAACAATCGCTGGTTCGGCGGCCGACCTGTCTACTCGGAATTGTCGCCGGTCACCGATTTCCGCGAAGCCTGCTGCAGACAGTACGAGATGGGAGAGTGCACACGTTCCGGATTCTGCAATTTCATGCACTTGAAGCCCATCTCGCGGGAGCTGCGAAGATATTTATATTCTCGGCGTCGGCGTGCCCGCTCCCGTTCCCGCTCGCCACGTTCGCGCCGCTCCCGCAGCCGGGGGTCACGCTCTCCCCGCCGACGTCGCGATGGCAACGATGGAGTTGGTGGCGGCCACTACGAGCAGCGCGACAGAGCTGCAAATGAAGGACGAGGCATGGACCGTGGCGGTGGCAACGATCGGGGTGGCAATGacagaggcggcggcggcggtggcaatgATCGAGGAGGCAACGATAGGGATCGTCGcaaaggcggcggcggtggt
- the LOC117901503 gene encoding protein PET117 homolog, mitochondrial, whose translation MSLTSKITLGLAVTVSSAIIGYVHYKQSEDRLKLHEGVIRDVEQQQRRKHENRYTLQQQIDMTKQLKALEASAPSQTQSESQPVQQPKSPATNLKASNKEPPSTDSV comes from the exons ATGTCGCTGACTTCAAAGATTACACTGGGCCTGGCGGTGACCGTTTCCAGCGCCATAATAGGTTATGTCCACTATAAACAATCCGAAGACCG CCTGAAACTGCACGAGGGTGTTATACGCgacgtggagcagcagcagcgacgcaaACACGAGAACCGCTACacgctgcagcaacaaattgacaTGACAAAGCAATTGAAGGCACTGGAGGCCTCCGCACCGTCCCAGACTCAGTCCGAATCGCAGCCGGTGCAACAGCCCAAGAGCCCTGCAACCAATCTCAAGGCTAGTAATAAGGAGCCACCAAGCACAGATTCAGTTTAA
- the LOC117900000 gene encoding protein amnionless → MWWSVLLGICQVASATKWYSGGADFNSPSAWVDEYMPCPQDLVVFPTHFPAILPLPESISIDGLVLPRDGAILIAEESTISFGAARNSKCDSDERKAHLKPPKSSKWFDPQTWKWADLSKSGSSPVPELERVPCDDEQVIVKGHAALAFDLENVQHLRLGQLILAGSSISKFYLEQLLARDLGRFLFHNARDVQVEYYRGELCGCHKDFDRLIEPVCHNVQEQCEAPHCLSPVRPFGSCCLICGAVLTMPRQHCSEEDRRTLLTELNLMMVEQELEDKIQLHVDHVSSEQYGSFLQAIVTDRGGYNQRSVEFVQFLTEHRNRSSFLAKQLGVELKASGRPHNPNVSFASVLLILFCMALVGVVSVIILAHFMPENPHLNRIPQWIHDPRRWRWRWHHLGVRLRRNPLFNRFENAAAGGGHNDEAVGAAGSGVDRVTVMGYDPGSDEVRERSFDNPMFEQGPTADSPKESQDRPELMAAPPAMETGDLDSCSGSVEEQELTEINLESSEGETDEEAEI, encoded by the coding sequence ATGTGGTGGTCGGTGTTGCTCGGGATCTGCCAAGTGGCCTCAGCCACCAAGTGGTACAGCGGTGGAGCAGACTTCAACAGTCCCAGCGCTTGGGTGGATGAGTACATGCCCTGTCCGCAGGATTTGGTGGTGTTTCCCACACACTTTCCGGCcattctgccactgccagagaGCATCTCCATTGATGGCTTGGTTTTGCCCCGGGATGGGGCCATCCTAATAGCCGAGGAGTCCACCATAAGCTTCGGCGCTGCAAGGAACTCCAAGTGTGACAGTGACGAGAGGAAGGCACACCTGAAGCCACCCAAGTCAAGCAAATGGTTTGACCCACAGACCTGGAAGTGGGCGGATCTCTCGAAGAGTGGCTCCTCCCCCGtgccggagctggagcgggtGCCCTGCGACGATGAGCAGGTTATTGTCAAGGGCCATGCTGCGCTCGCCTTCGATCTGGAGAATGTGCAGCACCTACGGTTGGGTCAGCTGATCCTCGCTGGCTCCTCCATCTCCAAGTTCTACTTGGAGCAGCTCTTGGCCCGAGATTTGGGCAGATTTCTCTTCCACAATGCTCGGGACGTTCAGGTGGAGTACTATCGCGGTGAgttgtgtggctgccacaaggACTTTGATCGCCTCATCGAGCCCGTCTGCCACAACGTTCAGGAGCAGTGCGAGGCGCCACATTGCCTGTCGCCAGTGCGTCCCTTTGGCTCCTGTTGCCTCATCTGTGGCGCTGTCCTCACCATGCCCCGCCAGCACTGCTCCGAGGAGGATCGCAGGACTCTGCTAACGGAACTCAATCTAATGatggtggagcaggagctggaggataAGATTCAGCTGCATGTGGATCACGTGAGCTCCGAGCAGTACGGCAGCTTCCTGCAGGCCATCGTCACGGATCGGGGCGGCTACAACCAGCGGAGTGTCGAGTTCGTGCAGTTCCTCACCGAGCATCGCAATCGGAGCAGCTTtctggccaagcagctggGCGTGGAGCTGAAGGCATCCGGTCGTCCCCACAATCCGAATGTCAGCTTTGCCTCCGTTCTCCTCATTCTCTTCTGCATGGCCCTGGTGGGCGTTGTGAGTGTCATCATTTTGGCCCACTTTATGCCCGAGAATCCCCACCTGAATCGCATTCCCCAATGGATACACGATCCAcgtcgctggcgctggcgctggcatcACTTGGGTGTCCGACTGCGTCGCAATCCGCTCTTCAATCGCTTCGAGAATGCCGCAGCTGGTGGCGGCCACAATGATGAGGCTGTcggtgctgctggctctggtgTGGATCGTGTCACTGTCATGGGCTACGATCCCGGCAGCGATGAGGTGCGTGAGAGATCCTTTGACAATCCCATGTTCGAGCAGGGACCAACTGCGGACAGTCCCAAAGAGTCCCAAGATCGGCCAGAGTTGATGGCTGCTCCGCCTGCCATGGAGACCGGTGATCTGGACAGCTGCAGTGGTAgcgtggaggagcaggagctgaccGAAATCAATTTGGAGTCTTCCGAGGGCGAAACCGATGAGGAGGCGGAAATCtaa